One genomic region from Magallana gigas chromosome 3, xbMagGiga1.1, whole genome shotgun sequence encodes:
- the LOC105328156 gene encoding uncharacterized protein: MEVSLVNNECTIQRCTVDYFDHGYYTEPQDKSVILSSPSSSPDTCRGMCTLDISCSGFSFNKLTAECQLSQLSNPKSSLCSSCFFHSKRCTSAPDLKTLPVSSTTISTTPVKSTSKLFTKPTISMTKFYTTESSSTMSNVKPSLVTSAISKSINANTADEKHFSYITNGRSTFERNYSNINDNKTEMVKFQITTASSVKPSTTDIGTSTSLDKSTDISNVRLTSNITPQPTTDVRNTTPIALTFTSSNTYSHSNAIKVYTQTSQSPNNTRIVQSSQFSDRIFQNTTTSNQLQTFTTAFSNSPLNFTNAVSTADVQMTSVNNQINNSTPRILCSCSCRETESNLDQLILQRKKELKMEVKTLSITKRKYISVSDPRTSSKAVGFLGILILCLFGALIVATDLINLIPKTSKILPTNTSS; this comes from the exons ATGGAAGTATCACTTGTCAACAATGAGTGTACGATCCAAA GATGTACTGTTGACTATTTTGACCATGGGTATTATACAGAACCACAGGACAAGTCCGTCATTTTGTCCTCTCCCAGTTCTTCGCCAGACACTTGCAGGGGGATGTGTACGTTGGATATCTCATGCAGCGGGTTTAGTTTCAACAAGCTTACCGCAGAATGTCAGCTGTCACAGCTCTCTAATCCTAAGTCATCTTTATGCAGTTCCTGTTTCTTTCATAGCAAACGGTGCACATCAG CACCTGACTTAAAAACTTTACCCGTATCCAGCACAACCATCAGTACAACTCCTGTGAAGTCTACCTCCAAACTTTTTACTAAACCAACAATATCAATGACGAAATTCTACACAACTGAGTCGAGTAGTACCATGTCCAATGTAAAACCAAGCCTGGTGACTTCCGCGATTTCTAAAAGTATTAATGCCAATACAGCAGATGAGAAACATTTTTCATACATTACAAACGGTCGTTCTACATTTGAACGAAACTACTCAAACATCAATGACAATAAAACTGAAATGGTCAAGTTCCAGATAACTACTGCATCCAGCGTAAAGCCCTCAACAACAGATATTGGAACTTCAACAAGTCTGGATAAAAGTACCGATATAAGTAATGTACGTCTGACCTCAAACATAACACCTCAGCCCACTACAGATGTCCGAAACACCACACCCATCGCACTTACTTTTACATCGTCAAACACTTATTCACATTCGAATGCAATAAAGGTTTATACCCAAACCAGTCAATCCCCAAATAACACTCGTATCGTTCAATCGTCACAGTTTAGTGACCGTATTTTTCAGAATACTACTACGTCTAACCAATTGCAGACATTTACAACAGCATTTTCGAATTCCCCACTCAATTTCACCAACGCAGTATCAACGGCGGATGTACAAATGACAAGTGTTAACAACCAAATCAACAATTCAACTCCACGCATTTTATGCTCTTGTTCTTGTCGTGAAACTGAGTCCAACTTGGATCAGCttattttgcaaagaaaaaaagagcTGAAAATGGAAGTTAAGACACTATCGATAACAAAGAGAAAGTATATTAGCGTATCAGATCCTCGTACGTCTTCCAAGGCTGTTGGATTTCTTGGAATCTTGATATTGTGCTTGTTTGGTGCTTTAATTGTTGCAACTGACTTAATCAATCTCATTCCCAAAACTTCGAAGATTTTACCAACGAATACTTCAAGTTAA
- the LOC105328229 gene encoding probable cytochrome P450 CYP44 isoform X2 has product MKSRASCVFQFTTTPKRHAYEATTPSIETTHLSSKVVTNLSKKNDKVISEIEIRHFDEIPGPSGIYQLPYLGLLLQMKPFTKYAKDNMQQRVLNWTQKYGPICKQRLGNDWYVFLTDPNDVEKVFRNDRKFPFRGVLPLTKVHTKRTNASPGLTGLNDEEWYTLRKSAQRAILRQKAVYKYLSAISVIADDFVDKFRGQCQIDDVLHHLMEFSTESAGRMCFGVRLGCISKPEQTSQTETMKHVETFLDCFGNQFYVIPWFKLFRSPFYRRYEKSADYLKRQTEQYIRECKERIQSSGSPEVSQSLLSDLLSDSKLTTADIQRTLIDVFVGGIDSATSSITILLFNLAKNLEKQDLLYDELEKHVPKFGPIDETILCNLNYLKACIKESMRLVFPVPVGTARTLDKDIILRGFRIPAHTNFVFCSGITCLNSKYFEAPEQFVPERWLRKSDNYTPIHPFSYIPFGYGARKCIGQTFAETEISVCAAKLLRNFRLTLPEGSHEIKCKDKTFRTPVTPVSFLVQNR; this is encoded by the exons ATGAAATCCAGAGCAAG CTGTGTGTTCCAGTTTACCACCACACCAAAGCGTCATGCGTATGAGGCCACTACCCCTTCTATTGAAACAACACATCTTTCTTCAAAAGTGGTGACTAACCTTTCAAAGAAAAATGACAAGGTCATTTCTGAGATCGAAATTCGACATTTTGACGAAATACCAGGTCCCTCCGGAATATATCAACTGCCTTATCTGGGACTTCTTTTACAAATGAAACCTTTCA cAAAATATGCAAAAGACAATATGCAACAACGTGTATTAAACTGGACCCAGAAATATGGACCTATTTGCAAACAAAGACTCGGAAACGATTGGTATGTGTTTCTCACAGATCCAAACGACGTTGAAAAGGTGTTCCGAAATGATCGGAAGTTTCCTTTTCGCGGGGTTTTGCCATTAACTAAAGTGCACACAAAGAGAACGAATGCATCGCCTGGACTTACTGGACT GAACGATGAAGAATGGTATACTTTGAGGAAAAGCGCCCAGAGAGCTATTTTACGACAAAAAGCTGTCTACAAATACTTATCAGCAATTAGTGTTATTGCTGATGATTTCGTCGATAAGTTTCGTGGTCAGTGTCAAATCGATGATGTCTTACACCACTTAATGGAGTTTTCAACTGAAA GTGCGGGCAGAATGTGTTTTGGCGTGCGACTTGGTTGTATTTCCAAACCTGAACAAACATCACAAACTGAAACAATGAAGCATGTAGAGACATTTCTTGACTGTTTTGGAAACCAGTTTTACGTTATTCCGTGGTTTAAACTGTTCAGATCACCATTTTATCGAAGATATGAAAAATCTGCTGATTATCTGAAAAG aCAGACAGAACAATACATTAGGGAATGCAAGGAGCGGATTCAGTCGAGCGGTTCACCGGAAGTTAGCCAAAGTCTTCTGAGCGATTTATTGTCCGACTCCAAACTGACGACCGCTGATATTCAGAGAACATTGATAGATGTTTTTGTGGGGGGAATAGATTCGGCAA CATCCAGCATCACGATATTGTTGTTCAATCTTGCTAAAAACCTGGAAAAGCAAGACCTGTTGTATGATGAGCTAGAAAAACATGTCCCGAAGTTCGGTCCAATAGATGAAACCATTCTTTGTAATCTAAACTATCTGAAAGCGTGCATCAAAGAATCAATGAG GTTGGTATTTCCTGTTCCAGTCGGTACTGCAAGAACCTTAGACAAAGACATTATCCTTCGAGGTTTCCGAATACCTGCACAT ACAAACTTTGTGTTTTGCTCAGGCATAACTTGCTTGAACAGTAAATATTTTGAAGCACCTGAACAATTTGTACCTGAGCGGTGGCTGCGTAAAAGTGACAATTATACACCGATACATCCGTTTTCTTATATTCCCTTTGGATACGGAGCACGAAAATGCATCGGACAGACTTTTGCTGAGACAGAGATTAGTGTGTGTGCTGCAAAG CTTTTACGCAATTTTCGACTGACGCTCCCAGAGGGAAGTCATGAAATCAAGTGTAAGGATAAAACTTTTCGAACACCTGTTACTCCAGTGTCGTTCCTCGTACAAAACAGATAG
- the LOC105328229 gene encoding probable cytochrome P450 CYP44 isoform X1, producing the protein MKSRASCVFQFTTTPKRHAYEATTPSIETTHLSSKVVTNLSKKNDKVISEIEIRHFDEIPGPSGIYQLPYLGLLLQMKPFTKYAKDNMQQRVLNWTQKYGPICKQRLGNDWYVFLTDPNDVEKVFRNDRKFPFRGVLPLTKVHTKRTNASPGLTGLNDEEWYTLRKSAQRAILRQKAVYKYLSAISVIADDFVDKFRGQCQIDDVLHHLMEFSTESAGRMCFGVRLGCISKPEQTSQTETMKHVETFLDCFGNQFYVIPWFKLFRSPFYRRYEKSADYLKRQTEQYIRECKERIQSSGSPEVSQSLLSDLLSDSKLTTADIQRTLIDVFVGGIDSTASSITILLFNLAKNLEKQDLLYDELEKHVPKFGPIDETILCNLNYLKACIKESMRLVFPVPVGTARTLDKDIILRGFRIPAHTNFVFCSGITCLNSKYFEAPEQFVPERWLRKSDNYTPIHPFSYIPFGYGARKCIGQTFAETEISVCAAKLLRNFRLTLPEGSHEIKCKDKTFRTPVTPVSFLVQNR; encoded by the exons ATGAAATCCAGAGCAAG CTGTGTGTTCCAGTTTACCACCACACCAAAGCGTCATGCGTATGAGGCCACTACCCCTTCTATTGAAACAACACATCTTTCTTCAAAAGTGGTGACTAACCTTTCAAAGAAAAATGACAAGGTCATTTCTGAGATCGAAATTCGACATTTTGACGAAATACCAGGTCCCTCCGGAATATATCAACTGCCTTATCTGGGACTTCTTTTACAAATGAAACCTTTCA cAAAATATGCAAAAGACAATATGCAACAACGTGTATTAAACTGGACCCAGAAATATGGACCTATTTGCAAACAAAGACTCGGAAACGATTGGTATGTGTTTCTCACAGATCCAAACGACGTTGAAAAGGTGTTCCGAAATGATCGGAAGTTTCCTTTTCGCGGGGTTTTGCCATTAACTAAAGTGCACACAAAGAGAACGAATGCATCGCCTGGACTTACTGGACT GAACGATGAAGAATGGTATACTTTGAGGAAAAGCGCCCAGAGAGCTATTTTACGACAAAAAGCTGTCTACAAATACTTATCAGCAATTAGTGTTATTGCTGATGATTTCGTCGATAAGTTTCGTGGTCAGTGTCAAATCGATGATGTCTTACACCACTTAATGGAGTTTTCAACTGAAA GTGCGGGCAGAATGTGTTTTGGCGTGCGACTTGGTTGTATTTCCAAACCTGAACAAACATCACAAACTGAAACAATGAAGCATGTAGAGACATTTCTTGACTGTTTTGGAAACCAGTTTTACGTTATTCCGTGGTTTAAACTGTTCAGATCACCATTTTATCGAAGATATGAAAAATCTGCTGATTATCTGAAAAG aCAGACAGAACAATACATTAGGGAATGCAAGGAGCGGATTCAGTCGAGCGGTTCACCGGAAGTTAGCCAAAGTCTTCTGAGCGATTTATTGTCCGACTCCAAACTGACGACCGCTGATATTCAGAGAACATTGATAGATGTTTTTGTGGGGGGAATAGATTCG ACAGCATCCAGCATCACGATATTGTTGTTCAATCTTGCTAAAAACCTGGAAAAGCAAGACCTGTTGTATGATGAGCTAGAAAAACATGTCCCGAAGTTCGGTCCAATAGATGAAACCATTCTTTGTAATCTAAACTATCTGAAAGCGTGCATCAAAGAATCAATGAG GTTGGTATTTCCTGTTCCAGTCGGTACTGCAAGAACCTTAGACAAAGACATTATCCTTCGAGGTTTCCGAATACCTGCACAT ACAAACTTTGTGTTTTGCTCAGGCATAACTTGCTTGAACAGTAAATATTTTGAAGCACCTGAACAATTTGTACCTGAGCGGTGGCTGCGTAAAAGTGACAATTATACACCGATACATCCGTTTTCTTATATTCCCTTTGGATACGGAGCACGAAAATGCATCGGACAGACTTTTGCTGAGACAGAGATTAGTGTGTGTGCTGCAAAG CTTTTACGCAATTTTCGACTGACGCTCCCAGAGGGAAGTCATGAAATCAAGTGTAAGGATAAAACTTTTCGAACACCTGTTACTCCAGTGTCGTTCCTCGTACAAAACAGATAG
- the LOC105328127 gene encoding low-density lipoprotein receptor-related protein 12, with protein sequence MDIPIILRYCILCVFIIRFSHSKDCFHDEYKEETEIITSAGFPLGYLPNSCSEWFITAPKGQIITLSIFLDIEVGDDGSCNRDALTIGPEPVMELCGNNRQLVYISNSSHVWLKFYTDGLISGKGFKIQYIRGPPQGNCKTDQFRCNSGRCILKKWLCNGLDECGDGSDENAKTCPSATDIPTSPSNINCGEGFFHCYSNLSSAFICLPEAKRCDGSEDCYRGLDEQNCSINCNAHIHSEDGYITSPLYPRDYPPGMNCKWTIHMQIPSDRIQLRVVDFAVQANADSDYLIVYDGKEEESDQILGTFYGNHIPPSKLESKSNWMTIVFHSDDSFSEKGFNFTYQRKGLCLSNQVSCGNGEIDCFDAKDKCNGVWDCQEHGGDEIHCGNCNTLYTCGPGSSQCYPRSHRCNGVGFCSNKMDEKNCSPSSCGTHNGTFLCQNKNCVYEAWICDKTDDCGDWSDEVDCSRATNLIIIAAVSGSLICGLLLVVALGCTCKLYNLRQQQLHGPRHETPLSRVYAEFMRRRAPPPYHEAMLTSRPYEEARREYMERLGQTEERSRSSGRRPRLNRRGRSNRNRHSQDQSSDPTQNTNSENNSEESANTSVTAIYQENTVNSTHSNIERHSSRSALLPSDSGDSDTESELGTPSADSVRVHFSEETGISAEFHRRNSPGKEVTEGENSSNIPRSSPSTGPDVSSLDNATIASCDSVDPSQEEDKNKPKDISSALTLLEENPPSNSNRALFIPENGQNQGNVDRGRHDSAGSLNSTGSDNPWGDFTGSEAI encoded by the exons ATTGTTTTCACGATGAATACAAAGAGGAAACAGAAATCATAACATCAGCAGGCTTTCCTCTAGGATATTTACCCAACTCATGCTCTGAGTGGTTCATTACTGCCCCAAAAGGGCAGATCATTACCTTGAG CATATTCCTAGATATAGAGGTCGGTGATGATGGCTCTTGTAATCGAGATGCTCTAACTATTGGACCGGAACCAGTCATGGAGTTATGTGGAAATAACAGACAACTTGTTTATATTTCTAATTCATCTCATGTTTGGTTGAAGTTCTACACAGATGGATTGATATCAGGAAAAGGGTTTAAGATTCAGTATATCAGGG GTCCTCCTCAAGGAAATTGTAAGACAGACCAGTTCCGTTGTAACAGTGGCAGATGTATACTGAAGAAGTGGCTGTGTAATGGACTAGATGAATGTGGAGACGGCAGTGATGAGAATGCAAAGACGTGTCCTTCAG CCACTGATATTCCAACATCACCATCCAAtattaactgtggtgaaggatTTTTCCATTGCTATTCAAACTTAAGCAGTGCCTTCATTTGTCTGCCTGAAGCCAAGAGATGTGATGGCAGTGAAGATTGTTATAGGGGACTTGATGAACAGAATTGCA GTATCAACTGCAACGCTCACATTCATAGTGAAGATGGATATATAACATCACCTCTCTACCCCAGAGATTACCCTCCTGGAATGAACTGCAAATGGACCATCCACATGCAGATCCCCAGTGATCGTATACAACTCAGGGTCGTTGACTTTGCTGTTCAGGCCAATGCTGATAGTGACTATCTCATAGTGTATGATGGGAAAGAAGAAGAGAGTGATCAAATTTTAGGCACATTTTACGGAAATCACATTCCTCCTTCCAAGCTGGAGTCCAAGTCAAATTGGATGACTATTGTCTTCCATTCTGATGATAGCTTTTCCGAGAAGGGCTTCAACTTTACATATCAGAGAAAAG GACTTTGTCTGTCAAACCAAGTATCCTGTGGGAATGGTGAGATTGATTGCTTTGATGCTAAGGACAAGTGTAATGGAGTCTGGGACTGTCAGGAACATGGAGGGGATGAAATACACTGTG GAAACTGTAACACTCTGTACACCTGCGGTCCGGGAAGTTCCCAGTGTTATCCAAGGAGTCACCGCTGTAATGGCGTAGGATTCTGCTCCAACAAAATGGATGAAAAGAATTGTT CTCCATCTTCCTGTGGAACACATAATGGAACATTTTTGTGTCAGAATAAGAATTGTGTGTACGAAGCGTGGATCTGTGACAAGACAGATGACTGCGGGGACTGGAGCGATGAAGTGGACTGTAGCA GAGCAACCAACTTGATCATCATTGCAGCTGTATCTGGATCTCTTATCTGTGGGTTGTTGCTTGTTGTTGCTCTAGGCTGCACCtgtaaattgtacaatttgAGACAACAGCAACTCCATGGTCCACGACATGAAACGCCCCTGTCTCGGGTGTACGCAGAATTCATGAGGAGAAGGGCTCCTCCACCATATCATGAAGCCATGTTAACCTCACGACCTTATGAAGAGGCCCGAAGAGAGTACATGGAGAGGTTGGGTCAAACAGAAGAAAGGTCAAGGTCTTCTGGTCGAAGACCGAGACTTAATAGAAGAGGTAGAAGTAATCGCAATAGGCATTCACAGGATCAAAGCAGTGATCCTACacaaaacacaaatagtgaAAACAATAGTGAAGAAAGTGCTAATACATCAGTAACTGCTATATATCAAGAAAACACTGTGAATAGTACACATTCTAATATAGAAAGGCATTCCTCCAGATCAGCTCTTCTTCCCAGCGACAGTGGAGACTCTGACACAGAGAGTGAGTTGGGCACTCCAAGTGCAGACTCGGTACGAGTACATTTTTCGGAGGAAACTGGAATATCAGCTGAGTTTCATCGACGCAACTCTCCAGGAAAGGAGGTCACTGAAGGTgaaaattcatcaaatattCCAAGAAGTAGTCCCTCTACTGGCCCTGATGTTAGTAGTCTAGATAACGCCACCATAGCATCCTGTGATAGTGTTGATCCTTCTCAAGAGGAGgataaaaataaaccaaaagaCATCAGCAGTGCTTTGACTCTCCTTGAAGAAAACCCTCCATCCAATTCCAACCGTGCTTTATTTATTCCAGAAAATGGTCAAAACCAGGGCAACGTGGATAGAGGCAGACATGATTCAGCCGGTTCACTGAATTCAACCGGTTCAGACAACCCGTGGGGGGATTTTACCGGTTCTGAAGCAATTTGA